In Xenorhabdus griffiniae, the genomic window TTTACATCGTACCCGTAACCTACGAATTAGTTGGCTCATTAGATCAGGATAAATTGCTGGATGCGATTGCCCAGACGGTACAAAACAGTGAAGCTTTCCGTACCGCATTTGTCGAAAGCGATCAGGGATTGGTTCAGCATATCTACCCTGAGATTGAATTACCCGTTACTGTGATAGATCTATCTAGGCAAGGCATAGCATCAGATAATGATGAGCGCCTGCAACAGGCATTAATGCACTGTCAGCATAATTTGGAAACCCCATTTACTTTGGAAAAACCCGGCTTGGCACGTTTTTTATTGATCAAGTTAGGAGAGCAAAGCCACATTTTGCATTTTTGCCTCCATCACCTGATTTGCGACAATGATTCAGTGGCATTGATTCTTAATAATATTGCGACAGTGTATGCGGGAGGTTCGTTACCGAGCGGTGATACTGATCGCCTTGAATACGCTGAATTTGCCAGCTGGCAGGATGAATTGCTGCGCGGTGATTATCTGGCTAATGATGAAGAATATTGGTTGACAGAACTTGAAGGAGTAGATGGGCGCTTGGAACTGGCTATTGGTAATCCTGTTCCATCGAAAAGTGAGCAAGGTGGTATGATCCGGTGCCAGCTAGCCCCTTCTTTAGTTACCTCCTTCAATGATTGTGCCGCTACTTTGGGTATTTCACCAGCACTGGGTTATTTTACCCTATACGCTTCTCTTTTGTATCGGCTGACGGGACAGCAAGCCATAGTGTTTGGGGTACCGGCTTCTTTGCGAGATGATCAGCGTTTGGAGAAAACGATAGGTTATTTTATTAATGTGTTGCCGATTAAAGTGATATTCCATCCGCAAATCAGTTTTGCTGATATTGCAGCCCAGCTTAGTCGCCAGCTCTACAATGGCATTGAACACCAGCAATTGCCTTACAGCCATATTGTACGTTGTGTCAGCCATGCCCAGCAAATCCCGCAGTCCCCCTTATTCAATGTGATGTACAACTATTTTGTTGGTCAGGGAGATTGGGTATTGCCCGGAACCCGATCTCATCAACATGAGTTGATACCCGTTGGGGGAAAATTCCCATTGACGTTGTTTGTGGTTAATCACGCTGATACCGTAGAGTTAAGTTTTGAATATCAATACGCACATGTTGCCGCAGATTATGCTGAAGTATTAAGCGACAGTTATCAGCAATTGTGTACGGCGATGGTTTTTGATGTTGATCAGGAAGTGTTGGCGCAACCTTTGTTGAATGAAACTGATTATCAACGTCAAGTCCTGGCATTCAACCAGACTGACACTGTCTTCCAAGATGATTTTTGTCATCATTTTTTCCGTCAATTGGACGCTGAACCTGAGCTAACGGCGGTTGAATATTGGGACGAATCGCGAACTGGACGACTCAGTTATAAAAAACTGTACCACTTAAGCCAATGGGTAGCTGACGAATTACGCAGTCATATTATTTCAGGTTCATCACGGCAGGCTAAGGTGGTTATTTTCTCTGGCGCCACCCCCTTGTCCCTAGCCACGATTGTTGCTTGCTTGATTGAAGGTATTGTATGGATACCGGTAGATAGCCAATTACCCCTCAACCGTCTGTTGCTGATTGTTCAAGATGCCATCCCCGATGCCATAGTGATAGAAGATAAGATCGCGGGCAAAAATGCATCTTTATTGGCGGCAATGGAGCGTTTCGATATACCCGTTATTGAGTTAAACAGCGAATGGGAAATAAGAGATGATAATAATCATATAGGCTGCATCCCTTTGATTCCTCGTTGGAAACTCATTGCAGAAAATGATTGCCTTTGCTACATGATTTATACCTCCGGTACGACAGGGAAGCCAAAAGGTGTCGAAATTTATCGCAAGGGCCTTAACAACTATCTCAATTGGACAACACAGGCTTATATGCCGCCAGGTACATCTGATTTGGGGGGATTAGGTGTGCCAGTGACCACTTCCTTCGGGTTTGATGCCACTATTACGAGTTTGCTTCTGCCATTAATTGCGCGAGGATACGTCATCCTTTTTTCTGCGCAGGCCAGCCAAAATGCGGCATTATTGCGCTTATTTGAGCTAAATCAGCCTTTAGGATTGATGAAAACGACGCCTTCACAATTGGAGCATTTAGCATTAAGCATGGGGCAGAAGCAGACTCCGCTGGATGTTAAGGTCATAGTGATCGGGGGTGAGCAAATGAGTCGTGCTCATTTGGGCTATCTCAAAACAATCGCGCCAGAAAGTAGGTGTTTTAATGAATATGGACCGACAGAGACTGTCGTTGGTTGTTGCGTAGAACGGTTGAATATCGCTGCTGAATCGAACCAACATTATCATGGCGTGTTACCGATAGGTTCTCCCATAGCTAATACACAGATGTATGTGTTGAATGAAAGAGGTTGCCATCAACCCTCTGGCGTGATTGGTGAATTATGTATTGGTGGGGAGGGAGTAGCTAAAGGATATTGGCAACGCCCGGATTTAACAGCCGCTGCATTCATTGCCGATCCATTCTCAAAAGTTAATGGGAAATGGCTTTACCGAACTGGCGATCTGGCTTGTTTTACCATGGATAATAAACTCTTATGTCTGGGGCGAAAGGATAATCAGATCAAGCTTCGTGGTTACAGGATTGAACCGGAAGAAATTGAGTCGTGGATTAAGCAGGTGCCGGATATTGATAAGGCTGTGGTCGTGATTGAAAAACAGCTCCATGAACGGCTTTGTGGCTACCTGGTTGCATCTTCACGGTTTACGGGAAGTGCGCAAGAACTTATTGATAAGGTCAAACAGTATCTGCAAGGCCAATTGCCGGATTACATGATCCCAACACAATGGCGGGTAATTGAAGCCATTCCTTATACAATTAACAATAAGATCGATACTGCTGCATTATTGGCATTAGGGGGGAACCAAATCTCTTCTGATGCAGAGGAGCAT contains:
- a CDS encoding non-ribosomal peptide synthetase gives rise to the protein MSEIRDLDRADFEIDEVPVSAGQQDLWLAEQLTAKQLYIVPVTYELVGSLDQDKLLDAIAQTVQNSEAFRTAFVESDQGLVQHIYPEIELPVTVIDLSRQGIASDNDERLQQALMHCQHNLETPFTLEKPGLARFLLIKLGEQSHILHFCLHHLICDNDSVALILNNIATVYAGGSLPSGDTDRLEYAEFASWQDELLRGDYLANDEEYWLTELEGVDGRLELAIGNPVPSKSEQGGMIRCQLAPSLVTSFNDCAATLGISPALGYFTLYASLLYRLTGQQAIVFGVPASLRDDQRLEKTIGYFINVLPIKVIFHPQISFADIAAQLSRQLYNGIEHQQLPYSHIVRCVSHAQQIPQSPLFNVMYNYFVGQGDWVLPGTRSHQHELIPVGGKFPLTLFVVNHADTVELSFEYQYAHVAADYAEVLSDSYQQLCTAMVFDVDQEVLAQPLLNETDYQRQVLAFNQTDTVFQDDFCHHFFRQLDAEPELTAVEYWDESRTGRLSYKKLYHLSQWVADELRSHIISGSSRQAKVVIFSGATPLSLATIVACLIEGIVWIPVDSQLPLNRLLLIVQDAIPDAIVIEDKIAGKNASLLAAMERFDIPVIELNSEWEIRDDNNHIGCIPLIPRWKLIAENDCLCYMIYTSGTTGKPKGVEIYRKGLNNYLNWTTQAYMPPGTSDLGGLGVPVTTSFGFDATITSLLLPLIARGYVILFSAQASQNAALLRLFELNQPLGLMKTTPSQLEHLALSMGQKQTPLDVKVIVIGGEQMSRAHLGYLKTIAPESRCFNEYGPTETVVGCCVERLNIAAESNQHYHGVLPIGSPIANTQMYVLNERGCHQPSGVIGELCIGGEGVAKGYWQRPDLTAAAFIADPFSKVNGKWLYRTGDLACFTMDNKLLCLGRKDNQIKLRGYRIEPEEIESWIKQVPDIDKAVVVIEKQLHERLCGYLVASSRFTGSAQELIDKVKQYLQGQLPDYMIPTQWRVIEAIPYTINNKIDTAALLALGGNQISSDAEEHLEHDLDSDIAKQVLSHFSEALNRHIVSLEDNFFQLGGDSLMAVHLLAKINVHFAIEVKLKTFYQQASLKNLITLVEERIRHGNRHIGK